In the genome of Montipora foliosa isolate CH-2021 chromosome 3, ASM3666993v2, whole genome shotgun sequence, one region contains:
- the LOC137998009 gene encoding Bardet-Biedl syndrome 1 protein-like, producing MTSHTDSSLDGSGQRDVEEPPEKSVWLNAHQDPMASLYTFSTSISLADLNADSDFKLLVADLGTGTYDTKLKVFKGTSLFMESAIIDLPIALVSFYMDTNDPRTPAVAVASGPFIYVYKNLRPYFKFTLPPLEVNAVEQDLWNQAKEDKIDIHLLREMLESLKNEGSEGLLSVRSLKFLSLEPEELEAFANAHKHAPLKRQTVITCMGTMKKSVADEDAVSCLVIGTESKDVFVLDPEAFTVLAKMSLPSVPVFVSVNGLFDVEYRIVVACRDGKVYTLKRGSKNAKACIELGAQAVGLERTGKSIIVGCMDNTLLCFSTKGKKLWTVYLPSNIFTMSLMDHKARGFKAVMVALSNGEVRIYKEKYLVNTIKMPDAVTALKFGRFGREDSALILITRSGGLYVKILKRTANFEGKDMTPGPPPAQSIKLNVPKKTKLFVDQTLRERDSASSMHRMFQHDLYLLRLMSARAYVSALQKSLNPISSSATEPLKLSAQVQGIGPAFKLTVNLQNISSSVPSTNLLITFQFDDSLYALSKPCITVPLLVPGLMYAYETLVECISDKGISDAIKVFVLHQGNSIPVITAVINMPVSEALVIV from the exons ATGACTTCTCATACAGACTCTTCTCTGGATGGGTCTGGTCAAAG GGATGTTGAAGAACCTCCAGAAAAGAGTGTTTGGCTTAATGCCCATCAGGACCCAATGGCGTCCCTCTACACCTTTTCAACCTCTATTTCATTAGCAGATCTGAATGCTGATTCAGACTTCAAACTTCTAGTTGCAGACCTTGGCACCGGGACCTATGACACCAAACTTAAAGTCTTTAAAGGTACCAGTTTGTTCATGGAGAGTGCCATCATAGATCTCCCAATAGCTCTGGTATCATTTTACATGGACACAAATGATCCACGAACTCCTGCCGTGGCAGTAGCCTCTGGGCCATTTATCTATGTGTACAAGAATTTGAGGCCTTACTTCAAGTTTACCCTACCACCACTAGAAGTCAATGCGGTTGAACAAGATCTCTGGAATCAAGCTAAAGAAGACAAGATTGACATTCATTTGCTGAGGGAGATGCTGGAAAGCTTGAAGAATGAGGGAAGTGAGGGCTTGCTCTCAGTTCGTTCCTTAAAATTCCTATCTCTTGAGCCAGAGGAACTTGAAGCTTTTGCCAATGCCCATAAACATGCACCACTGAAGAGGCAAACAGTTATCACATGCATGGGAACAATGAAGAAAAGTGTTGCAGATGAAGATGCTGTTAGCTGCCTTGTAATTGGCACAGAGAGTAAAGATGTATTTGTCCTCGATCCTGAGGCCTTCACTGTCCTGGCAAAGATGAGCCTTCCAAGTGTTCCAGTGTTTGTTTCTGTTAATGGCCTGTTTGATGTTGAGTATCGGATTGTTGTTGCTTGCAGAGATGGTAAAGTTTACACTTTGAAGAGAGGCAGCAAGAATGCTAAAGCTTGTATAGAGCTTGGAGCTCAAGCAGTTGGTCTGGAGCGCACAGGAAAAAGTATCATTGTTGGTTGTATGGATAACACTCTGCTGTGTTTCTCAACTAAGGGGAAGAAGTTGTGGACAGTCTACCTCCCCAGTAATATCTTCACTATGAGCCTCATGGATCACAAAGCCAGGGGATTTAAGGCAGTCATGGTTGCCTTGAGCAATGGTGAAGTCAGAATCTACAAGGAAAAGTATCTTGTCAATACAATCAAAATGCCAGATGCTGTAACTGCCTTAAAGTTTGGCCGGTTTGGCCGTGAAGATAGCGCCCTGATTCTTATAACAAGAAGTGGTGGACTGTATGTAAAAATCTTAAAAAGAACGGCAAACTTTGAAGGGAAGGACATGACTCCCGGCCCACCCCCTGCACAATCTATTAAGCTAAATGTCCCCAAGAAGACAAAGCTCTTTGTGGATCAAACTCTGCGAGAGAGGGACAGTGCAAGTAGCATGCACAGAATGTTCCAGCATGATCTTTATTTGCTTCGCCTGATGTCTGCAAGGGCTTACGTCAGTGCTTTGCAGAAAAGCCTGAACCCCATCTCTTCTTCAGCTACTGAACCTCTGAAGTTATCGGCGCAAGTTCAAGGCATTGGCCCAGCCTTTAAGCTGACTGTTAACCTTCAGAACATTTCGTCTAGTGTGCCATCTACAAACCTCCTCATTACGTTTCAGTTTGATGATTCACTGTATGCTCTGTCAAAGCCTTGCATTACTGTTCCTCTACTTGTTCCAGGTCTGATGTATGCTTATGAAACACTGGTTGAGTGCATCAGTGACAAGGGCATTTCAGATGCTATCAAAGTGTTTGTTTTGCATCAGGGCAACAGCATTCCAGTTATCACTGCTGTGATTAATATGCCAGTTAGTGAAGCATTGGTTATTGTGTAG
- the LOC137998010 gene encoding protein DDI1 homolog 2-like, which yields MKVTVTLEGDQIYNVDVSNDLELDNFKALLEFESGVQSSQIVIFHNGVQLRDNTKTLEGYGIKDGDVLLMQRVMQATEPLRQMSGMGPISGLDWGSIQVPGQSHPQSPQNQTGQAQPQPAVVDRDSPQYIRDMFLADPHQLSLLKERNPELADALLSGNLQNFAQVLQRQRQERADRDMQRIRTMNADPLDLEAQKQIAEEIRMSNVNQNMEIAMEYSPESFGKVVMLYINCKLNGHPVKAFVDSGAQMTFMSAACAERCNIMRLLDQRWAGIAKGVGTQKIVGRVHVAQIQIEKDFLQSSFSVMEDQPMDLVLGLDMLKRHQCCIDLKNNVLHIGTTGTETPFLAESDLPVTDRLTFSDREEQMTQDKQLAEMEDRELAEAMLRSANSSSQGSSSSFSSPSSSSASMSGAANIPEASIQKIVDLGFTRDQAILELQRTNGNVDIASAALIARSLSFPPQTR from the exons ATGAAAGTCACCGTAACCTTAGAAGGCGATCAAATATATAATGTAGATGTGAGCAATGATCTAGAACTGGACAATTTTAAGGCACTGCTGGAGTTCGAATCGGGCGTTCAGTCGTCCCAAATCGTGATTTTTCACAACGGCGTACAACTCCGAGACAACACAAAGACGCTGGAAGGCTATGGAATCAAAGATGGCGATGTATTGTTGATGCAACGTGTCATGCAAGCCACAGAACCTCTTCGACAGATGTCAG GCATGGGTCCAATAAGTGGGTTAGACTGGGGAAGCATACAAGTCCCTGGCCAATCCCATCCACAGTCACCACAGAATCAAACTGGCCAGGCACAGCCCCAGCCGGCAGTAGTCGACAGAGATAGTCCACAGTATATAAGAGACATGTTCTTAGCTGACCCCCATCAACTTTCCCTGCTAAAAGAAAGAAACCCAGAACTTGCTGATGCACTTTTAAGTGGGAATTTACAAAATTTTGCTCAAGTGCTCCAAAGACAGCGTCAGGAAAGAGCTGATAGAGATATGCAGCGCATTAGAACCATGAATGCCGATCCACTTGATCTTGAGGCCCAGAAACAAATTGCAGAGGAGATCCGTATGTCAAATGTAAATCAAAACATGGAGATTGCTATGGAGTATTCTCCAGAATCCTTTGGCAAGGTAGTCATGCTGTACATAAACTGTAAGCTGAATGGTCACCCTGTGAAGGCATTTGTCGACTCAGGAGCACAAATGACATTCATGAGTGCGGCTTGTGCAGAAAGATGCAACATCATGCGACTGCTGGATCAGCGATGGGCAGGTATTGCTAAAGGTGTGGGGACACAAAAAATTGTTGGACGTGTTCATGTGGCACAAATCCAGATAGAGAAGGACTTTTTGCAATCATCTTTCTCTGTAATGGAAGATCAGCCAATGGATTTAGTTTTGGGACTCGACATGTTGAAAAGACATCAG TGTTGCATTGATCTAAAAAACAATGTACTGCACATTGGTACAACTGGGACAGAGACTCCATTCCTTGCCGAGTCTGATCTACCTGTGACTGATCGTCTAACGTTTAGTGACAGAGAAGAACAGATGACTCAAGACAAGCAGCTGGCAGAAATGGAAGATAGAGAACTGGCAGAAGCAATGTTACGATCAGCAAACAGCAGCTCCCAAGGGTCAagctcttccttttcttccccGTCTTCATCTTCTGCAAGTATGTCTGGAGCAGCTAACATTCCCGAGGCAAGCATTCAGAAGATAGTAGATCTTGGTTTTACGAGGGATCAGGCAATTTTAGAACTTCAGAGAACCAATGGTAATGTTGATATTGCTTCTGCTGCACTGATTGCAAGGTCCCTTTCATTTCCACcacaaacaagatga